A single window of Mycolicibacterium madagascariense DNA harbors:
- a CDS encoding DUF2191 domain-containing protein, whose protein sequence is MTTRLIEIDDELLESARRELDTSGIADTVRSALELAATRSARIREFEWLAAGGMAEMADRAARDDVWG, encoded by the coding sequence GTGACCACACGCCTCATCGAGATCGACGACGAGCTCCTGGAGTCAGCGCGACGGGAGCTCGACACCTCCGGGATCGCCGACACCGTGCGTTCCGCCCTCGAACTCGCCGCGACGCGTTCGGCGCGGATCAGAGAGTTCGAATGGCTTGCGGCCGGAGGGATGGCCGAGATGGCGGACCGTGCTGCGAGGGACGACGTATGGGGATGA
- a CDS encoding PIN domain-containing protein encodes MGVADLLTAAVAAANRLTVVHYDGDFDTAATLLNFAHRWVAEPGTL; translated from the coding sequence GTGGGCGTCGCAGACCTGCTGACCGCAGCGGTCGCCGCGGCCAACCGGTTGACGGTGGTCCACTACGACGGTGACTTCGACACGGCGGCGACCTTGCTGAACTTCGCACATCGCTGGGTGGCCGAGCCCGGCACGCTGTGA
- a CDS encoding nucleoside/nucleotide kinase family protein translates to MPHVLTDREALDVVTAEVTERLERSANRLIVGITGPPGTGKSTFAQFLLRTIGSTAAFVPMDGFHLSNRQLERLGRRDRKGAPDTFDVDGYLATLRRAAAADRDVYVPDFDRRLDEPVAAGLVVPAEARLVITEGNYLALADGAWGSVRGEIDRLYYLGGPPEVRRERLIARHVAGGRTPCDAAKWVDVVDQPNADLIAGTESCCDVTLYVR, encoded by the coding sequence ATGCCGCACGTGCTGACCGACCGCGAGGCGCTGGACGTGGTGACGGCCGAGGTGACCGAACGACTCGAGCGGTCAGCGAATCGGCTGATCGTCGGCATCACCGGCCCGCCGGGCACCGGGAAGTCGACGTTCGCGCAATTCCTGCTGCGGACCATCGGGTCCACCGCGGCGTTCGTGCCGATGGATGGCTTCCACCTGTCCAATCGACAACTCGAGCGGCTGGGTCGGCGGGACCGCAAGGGCGCGCCGGACACCTTCGACGTCGACGGGTACCTCGCCACGCTGCGCAGGGCGGCGGCCGCCGACCGGGACGTCTACGTCCCCGACTTCGACCGCAGGCTCGACGAGCCGGTCGCCGCCGGTCTCGTCGTTCCCGCCGAGGCTCGGCTGGTGATCACCGAGGGCAACTACCTCGCACTCGCCGACGGTGCCTGGGGTTCGGTCCGCGGCGAGATCGACCGGCTGTACTACCTGGGTGGGCCGCCGGAGGTGCGTCGAGAGCGGTTGATCGCGCGCCACGTCGCCGGTGGGCGCACCCCCTGCGACGCCGCGAAGTGGGTGGATGTCGTCGATCAGCCCAACGCCGACCTCATCGCAGGAACTGAATCATGCTGCGACGTCACACTTTACGTGCGGTGA